The genomic stretch TAGTCGGCGAAGTGCCGCCGCGCCTGCTCGGTGGCCTCGCGGTCCTGCCCGGCGAAGACGCTGACGATCCTCTCCGGTTTGACCGCGTGCTCCAGGGCGAGGCGCACTGCCGGGCGCATCCTCCCGGCGGCGCAGCCGCACACCGAGTTCACCACCACCATCACCGTGCCCTGCTTGCAGCTCAGCGCCTGCTCTACTTCCTGAGCCGTGCGCAGTTCCTGAATGCCCAGGCGGGTCAGCTCCTCGCGCATGGGAATGATCATCAACTCGGGATACATCCGTCCTCCTTGTCGAGTCTGCCCGTCATCTTAGGACAGTCCCGGCCCGCCGCCGCAGAGCGCAGCAGGGAGCAGCGGCTATCGCTCGTTGAAAGGTCGCGGGGGAACCCCGGGCGGCGCTTTCCCCGCGGCCAGGCCGCGTATATGCTGGGATGCGCGTGAAGCTCCTGGAGCAGGTCCCTCTCGCCCCGCTGACCACCCTGCAGGTGGGCGG from Terriglobales bacterium encodes the following:
- a CDS encoding BrxA/BrxB family bacilliredoxin, which codes for MYPELMIIPMREELTRLGIQELRTAQEVEQALSCKQGTVMVVVNSVCGCAAGRMRPAVRLALEHAVKPERIVSVFAGQDREATEQARRHFADYPPSSPSIGLLRDGELVFMMQRMDIENREAEDIAADLTSAFDRYCARSGAARN